A window from Limnothrix sp. FACHB-406 encodes these proteins:
- a CDS encoding AbrB family transcriptional regulator, whose translation MSDSATAQQPTPLKGKALLQKLKELSNLPRREKAKRCGYYKETKSGQVQVNLAEFYDALLEAKGTRIDPESAKDGRGREPTYRVTVHQNGQIVIGSTYTQSMGLKPGDEFEIKLGYKHIRLVQVDGKGEE comes from the coding sequence ATGAGTGATTCCGCAACTGCTCAACAACCCACACCGCTGAAGGGTAAAGCCCTACTGCAAAAACTGAAGGAACTCTCGAATCTGCCCCGTCGCGAAAAGGCAAAGCGCTGCGGCTACTACAAAGAGACCAAAAGCGGCCAAGTCCAGGTGAACTTGGCTGAGTTTTATGATGCATTGTTGGAAGCAAAGGGCACGCGGATTGATCCGGAAAGTGCCAAGGATGGTCGGGGTCGCGAACCGACCTATCGCGTGACGGTGCATCAAAATGGCCAAATCGTGATCGGTTCGACCTATACCCAAAGCATGGGTCTGAAGCCGGGCGATGAGTTTGAGATCAAGCTAGGCTACAAGCACATTCGCCTGGTGCAAGTGGACGGCAAGGGCGAAGAATAA
- a CDS encoding 2Fe-2S iron-sulfur cluster-binding protein encodes MQVTFQIMRREPGSSPRVQSYRLDNVLPGNTILDCLNRIKWEQDGSLGFRKNCRNTICGSCAMQINGRSRLACKENVSEMLTRAIGTDEHGEPVITVAPMGNLPVIRDLVVDLQPFWARLESIHPSVSRAEQLAAAETVAAQERSPQPNQPVSTDRVNQASQASPTDQSTDQLLDQPLDQPPDQPLRETRQTPDQRALLEQAGNCIACGACYSECNAVMVNPQFAGPQALAKAQRLVDDTRDRATAERLSQLGEDGSGVWGCTRCFACNEVCPMEVNPLDRISRIKSVLLAQTATAGEAIERPLRHRQTLVQMVREGGWIDERQFAIRVIGNSGRDWRGLASLAPVGWRMVARGKMPLTFEKSEGTDQVRGLIDAVRAVEAAQGTAQPPLPDREP; translated from the coding sequence GTGCAAGTCACTTTCCAAATCATGCGTCGGGAACCCGGATCGTCTCCTCGGGTTCAGTCCTATCGCCTGGACAATGTTTTACCCGGAAATACGATTCTGGATTGCCTGAATCGTATCAAGTGGGAGCAAGATGGCAGTCTTGGCTTTCGCAAAAATTGTCGAAATACGATTTGCGGAAGTTGTGCCATGCAGATTAATGGCCGATCGCGCCTGGCCTGTAAAGAAAATGTTTCGGAAATGTTGACCCGGGCGATCGGGACGGATGAGCACGGCGAGCCGGTGATCACCGTGGCTCCGATGGGCAATTTACCGGTGATTCGAGATTTGGTGGTGGATTTGCAACCGTTTTGGGCCCGGTTGGAATCAATTCACCCATCGGTGAGCCGGGCGGAGCAGTTGGCGGCGGCGGAAACAGTAGCGGCCCAGGAGCGATCGCCCCAGCCAAATCAGCCAGTCTCAACAGATCGGGTCAATCAGGCAAGCCAGGCAAGTCCAACGGATCAATCTACGGATCAACTTCTAGATCAACCTCTAGATCAGCCTCCAGATCAACCGTTGCGGGAAACGCGCCAAACGCCGGATCAGCGGGCCCTGTTGGAGCAAGCGGGCAACTGCATCGCTTGCGGGGCTTGCTATTCGGAGTGCAACGCGGTGATGGTGAATCCGCAGTTTGCGGGGCCCCAAGCCCTGGCGAAGGCGCAACGGTTGGTGGACGATACGCGCGATCGGGCAACGGCGGAACGCTTAAGCCAGTTGGGTGAGGATGGCAGCGGCGTTTGGGGTTGCACGCGCTGTTTTGCTTGCAATGAAGTTTGCCCGATGGAGGTGAACCCGCTCGATCGCATCTCGCGCATTAAGTCGGTGCTGTTGGCACAGACGGCAACGGCGGGCGAGGCGATCGAACGACCTTTGCGCCACCGCCAAACGCTGGTGCAGATGGTGCGTGAGGGAGGGTGGATTGATGAGCGTCAGTTTGCCATTCGGGTCATTGGCAATTCGGGACGCGATTGGCGGGGGCTGGCCAGTTTGGCTCCGGTGGGCTGGCGGATGGTGGCTCGGGGCAAAATGCCGCTCACGTTTGAAAAATCCGAGGGCACTGACCAAGTGCGGGGTCTGATTGATGCGGTGCGGGCGGTGGAAGCGGCCCAAGGCACGGCCCAACCACCCCTGCCCGATCGGGAACCCTAG